A single window of Prochlorothrix hollandica PCC 9006 = CALU 1027 DNA harbors:
- the ribE gene encoding riboflavin synthase: MFTGLVQGLGQLTCLNDLQVKIQGLNHQPLSFLGHLAIGDSVAVDGICLTVESFAGGGFVAATSPETLRRTTLGLGANAGSPTLVNLEPSLRVGDKLGGHFVTGHIDGVGALVRSLATATSWELDFEVKSPGVARYIVSKGSIAINGISLTIAHCTPQGDHFQVAVIPHTYGATNLQYLQPGDPVNVEGDILGKYVEKLLQVPGSEATPIAPVPDAINAHFLTAHGYDLRGADSG, translated from the coding sequence ATGTTTACCGGCTTAGTTCAAGGCTTAGGACAACTCACCTGCCTCAATGACCTCCAAGTCAAAATTCAGGGGCTGAACCATCAGCCCCTCTCGTTTTTGGGTCATTTGGCCATCGGTGACAGCGTGGCCGTTGATGGCATTTGTCTGACGGTGGAATCCTTTGCAGGAGGCGGTTTTGTGGCCGCCACCTCCCCAGAAACCCTGCGCCGCACCACCCTGGGCTTGGGAGCCAACGCCGGTTCCCCGACCCTGGTCAACCTGGAACCCTCCCTGCGGGTGGGGGATAAGTTGGGGGGCCATTTTGTGACGGGTCACATTGACGGGGTGGGGGCGCTGGTGCGATCGCTGGCCACCGCCACCTCGTGGGAACTGGACTTTGAGGTGAAATCCCCTGGGGTAGCCCGCTACATTGTCTCCAAGGGCAGCATTGCCATTAATGGCATTAGTTTAACGATCGCCCACTGCACCCCCCAGGGGGATCACTTCCAGGTCGCCGTCATTCCCCACACCTATGGGGCAACCAATTTACAGTATTTGCAACCGGGGGATCCCGTGAATGTAGAAGGGGATATTTTGGGCAAGTATGTGGAAAAACTCCTCCAGGTTCCCGGCTCTGAAGCCACCCCGATCGCCCCAGTGCCCGATGCCATTAATGCCCATTTCCTGACCGCCCATGGTTATGACCTGAGGGGTGCAGACTCTGGTTGA
- a CDS encoding chaperonin family protein RbcX translates to MDLRKISRDSAQTLANYLTYQAVRVVLDQLTETNPPQSLWLREFSAQISFQQGSEDYLQHLMQANQELAFRIMTVRDHLATNIPEFLPEMVRSQVQEANLQQRKVFFERLTQTPLGPEVIHPEVHLPLDLRSLPPDRAADSAA, encoded by the coding sequence ATGGATTTACGGAAAATTTCGAGAGATAGTGCCCAAACCCTCGCCAACTACCTGACCTACCAAGCGGTGCGGGTGGTGCTCGATCAACTGACGGAAACCAACCCCCCCCAGTCCCTCTGGTTGCGGGAATTTTCCGCCCAAATCTCCTTTCAGCAGGGCAGCGAAGACTACCTCCAGCACCTGATGCAGGCCAACCAGGAACTGGCCTTTCGCATCATGACGGTACGGGATCATTTAGCCACGAATATTCCTGAGTTTCTGCCGGAGATGGTGCGATCGCAGGTGCAAGAGGCCAATCTCCAGCAGCGCAAGGTTTTCTTTGAGCGCCTCACCCAGACTCCCCTAGGGCCAGAGGTCATCCATCCCGAAGTCCATCTGCCCCTGGATCTGCGATCGCTGCCCCCCGATCGCGCCGCCGACTCCGCCGCCTAG